A DNA window from Paenibacillus sp. HWE-109 contains the following coding sequences:
- a CDS encoding CBO0543 family protein, producing the protein MLNKDELLDEIEQVHKELTKLREQYWLHYDLFTLQWWLLLALLIIPWVVWWRLADKKRLKDIVLFGVSISYLIFLLDHIGYELNLWLYPHKLTRIIPEFSAFDLGILPVLHMLLFQYFTRWRSYLIANTLMVTV; encoded by the coding sequence AGGATGAATTGCTTGATGAAATAGAACAGGTTCATAAGGAATTGACGAAACTCAGGGAGCAATACTGGCTGCACTATGATTTGTTCACACTACAGTGGTGGCTGCTTCTTGCTCTTTTAATAATTCCATGGGTTGTATGGTGGAGACTAGCTGATAAAAAAAGGCTTAAAGATATCGTTTTGTTTGGTGTTTCCATTAGTTATCTCATTTTTCTTTTAGACCATATAGGTTATGAATTAAATCTTTGGTTATACCCGCATAAACTAACTCGAATAATACCAGAGTTTTCAGCTTTTGATTTGGGAATACTGCCTGTTTTGCATATGCTACTATTTCAGTATTTTACAAGATGGCGTTCATATCTAATTGCAAATACACTGATGGTAACAGTATAA
- a CDS encoding N-acetylneuraminate lyase: MTTNNETTNNEKRSAFRGIFTALLTPMHEDGAIDFESLANLVEHQIGQGIHGFYVGGSTGEGFILTSDEREQILETVVRTAGGRVTIIAHVGCISTLESIRLAKHAEEQGVEAVSAVVPFYYKVTMKEIREHYEAIMAAVPLPMIVYHFPGATGVSLSMDFYEQMSRNSQCIGVKFTSLNLFEMQQIRARCGSEFLIFNGHDEIYSGGAYAGADGAIGSTFNMMPGLFVQMNKLIAAEERPHMPTLQAMQSEANEVIAHMIQFDVIPYEKYMLYLQGVISSWAVRQPLKRFTVKECEQIRVFYIESNVLCRHRSNTSIGH; this comes from the coding sequence ATGACCACTAACAATGAAACTACAAACAATGAAAAACGATCTGCGTTTCGCGGTATTTTTACGGCGCTGCTGACACCGATGCATGAGGATGGCGCAATCGATTTCGAATCTTTGGCAAATCTGGTGGAGCATCAAATTGGTCAGGGCATTCATGGATTTTATGTGGGGGGAAGCACTGGGGAAGGATTTATTTTGACAAGTGATGAGCGGGAACAAATATTGGAGACGGTCGTCAGGACAGCAGGGGGGCGGGTTACAATTATTGCGCACGTAGGCTGCATCAGCACGCTGGAATCGATCAGACTTGCCAAACACGCGGAAGAGCAAGGCGTCGAAGCAGTATCGGCTGTCGTTCCGTTCTACTACAAGGTGACGATGAAAGAAATCCGAGAGCATTACGAGGCTATTATGGCTGCGGTTCCTCTACCGATGATCGTCTACCATTTCCCCGGAGCGACAGGGGTCAGCTTGTCCATGGACTTCTACGAGCAGATGAGCCGCAATTCGCAATGTATTGGAGTGAAATTCACGTCGCTGAATTTGTTTGAGATGCAGCAGATTCGGGCAAGATGCGGTAGTGAATTCCTGATTTTCAATGGACATGACGAGATCTATTCGGGAGGCGCTTATGCGGGGGCGGACGGTGCCATCGGAAGTACGTTCAATATGATGCCCGGCTTGTTCGTGCAGATGAATAAGCTGATCGCGGCAGAAGAGCGGCCTCATATGCCAACGCTGCAGGCGATGCAATCCGAGGCCAACGAGGTGATCGCGCATATGATCCAATTCGATGTCATCCCCTATGAGAAATATATGCTTTACTTGCAGGGAGTTATCTCATCATGGGCCGTCCGCCAGCCGCTTAAACGGTTTACCGTGAAAGAATGTGAACAAATCAGAGTATTCTACATAGAGAGTAACGTGCTGTGTCGTCACCGGAGCAATACGAGCATCGGACATTAG
- a CDS encoding DUF3231 family protein, protein MEIIKPIQLGSTKSNISEKLTSAEMGKLWATYMGNSMSKCILSYYFQHVEDEVIKTLLENALKLTVEFIKTTKDILKKENYPIPNFFSEEDVNLGAPRLFEDVFYVHYLKYVCKAGMSIYNVAVPLVYRKDVKEFFVYCMDSTMALMGQINDILMDKGLINKPPIIPVPDKVEFVHQGFFNGFLGHVRPLHALEIAHLYDNIENNATSKALILAFSQVVKSEKIRKLFIDGKELTHKSIEQYMEKLHNENLPSPSFLDHLVTTSTFSPFSDKLMLFHKIDMFSMKIRAIGNSAAVNGRHDMGVLYAKSLMKISSFVEDATKILIENGWMEQPPFAVDRDKIASEKGAYHS, encoded by the coding sequence ATGGAAATAATTAAACCCATCCAGCTTGGTTCAACTAAATCGAATATCAGTGAAAAACTAACATCAGCAGAAATGGGTAAACTTTGGGCAACATACATGGGAAACAGCATGTCAAAATGTATATTAAGCTACTACTTTCAACACGTTGAAGATGAAGTGATCAAAACTTTATTAGAGAATGCATTAAAATTAACCGTAGAGTTCATTAAAACAACGAAAGACATTTTAAAGAAAGAAAACTACCCAATTCCTAACTTTTTTTCAGAAGAAGACGTTAATCTTGGTGCTCCACGTTTGTTTGAAGATGTATTCTATGTTCATTACTTGAAATATGTATGTAAAGCAGGAATGAGTATTTATAACGTAGCCGTACCACTTGTTTATAGGAAGGATGTAAAGGAATTTTTTGTTTATTGTATGGATTCCACCATGGCTTTGATGGGACAAATAAACGATATATTAATGGATAAGGGATTAATCAATAAACCACCTATCATTCCAGTTCCCGATAAAGTGGAATTTGTTCATCAAGGTTTTTTTAATGGTTTTTTGGGACATGTACGTCCTTTACACGCATTAGAAATTGCCCATTTGTATGATAATATTGAAAACAATGCAACAAGCAAAGCATTAATCCTGGCATTTAGCCAAGTAGTAAAATCGGAAAAGATTCGAAAATTGTTTATAGATGGTAAGGAACTGACTCATAAAAGCATTGAACAATATATGGAAAAACTACACAATGAAAATCTACCTTCACCATCATTTCTTGACCATTTGGTTACAACATCAACGTTTTCTCCATTTTCCGATAAGTTAATGTTGTTTCATAAGATTGACATGTTTTCAATGAAAATTAGAGCGATTGGAAATTCTGCTGCTGTAAACGGAAGACATGATATGGGAGTCCTCTATGCAAAGTCATTAATGAAAATCTCATCATTTGTTGAAGATGCAACGAAGATTTTGATTGAGAACGGATGGATGGAGCAACCACCTTTTGCTGTCGATAGAGATAAGATAGCGTCTGAAAAGGGGGCTTACCATTCTTAG
- a CDS encoding YhcH/YjgK/YiaL family protein translates to MIIDTIRHRQDHQFQYGEAVCRALEYVINLNTADMRSTVEFEGKNMYVMKQKPMTKLFEEQLAEAHACYADIHLVLEGEEWQGFASTSDLNQAVEDKLEQSDYILFEHVENEGHIRLLPGDFTVYWPGEIHRPNCHPAGSVHLVKLVVKIHRDLL, encoded by the coding sequence ATGATTATCGATACGATCCGACATAGGCAGGATCACCAATTTCAATACGGTGAGGCCGTATGTCGTGCACTCGAATACGTCATAAATTTGAACACTGCCGATATGCGTTCTACGGTTGAATTTGAAGGGAAGAACATGTACGTCATGAAGCAGAAACCGATGACAAAGCTGTTTGAGGAACAGCTTGCCGAGGCACATGCCTGTTATGCCGACATTCATCTTGTGTTAGAAGGGGAAGAGTGGCAAGGCTTCGCCTCTACTTCGGATCTGAACCAAGCGGTTGAAGACAAACTGGAGCAGAGCGACTACATCCTGTTCGAACATGTTGAGAACGAAGGACATATCCGGCTTTTACCAGGCGATTTCACCGTCTATTGGCCGGGCGAAATTCACCGCCCGAATTGTCATCCGGCAGGGAGCGTGCATCTGGTCAAGCTCGTTGTTAAGATTCACCGCGATTTGCTTTAA
- a CDS encoding ABC transporter ATP-binding protein gives MTALIQIEHVSKFYYMGGETIRALDDISLDIVQGEFVAIMGPSGSGKSTLMNIIGCLDVSDEGYYVLDGKQIHALKDTQLAEIRNTKIGFVFQNFNLLPRLNAYENLELPLIYRGLSRKQREPLVLQALEAVDLLDRRRHFPSELSGGQQQRVAIARTLAGDPPIILADEPTGALDSKTGVEIMDIFKRLNEQGRTIILITHDRQVAEQGKRVVRFRDGRLVH, from the coding sequence ATGACAGCCTTAATTCAAATTGAGCATGTGAGTAAATTTTACTATATGGGCGGGGAGACAATCCGCGCCCTAGATGACATTTCGCTGGATATTGTACAGGGCGAATTTGTCGCTATTATGGGGCCATCAGGCTCTGGAAAGTCAACGTTGATGAACATCATCGGCTGTTTGGACGTATCGGACGAAGGCTATTATGTGCTAGACGGGAAGCAGATTCACGCATTGAAAGATACACAACTGGCTGAGATTCGGAATACGAAGATCGGATTTGTGTTCCAGAACTTCAATCTGCTGCCGAGATTAAACGCTTATGAAAATTTAGAGTTACCACTGATCTATCGCGGCTTATCGAGAAAACAGCGGGAGCCGCTGGTTTTACAAGCGTTGGAAGCTGTCGATCTGTTGGATCGCAGAAGGCACTTTCCTTCGGAGCTATCTGGTGGGCAGCAGCAACGAGTAGCAATAGCTAGGACGCTGGCGGGAGATCCGCCAATTATCTTGGCGGATGAGCCTACGGGGGCGCTGGATTCCAAAACAGGCGTGGAAATCATGGATATATTCAAGCGGTTGAACGAACAGGGGCGGACGATTATATTGATTACACATGATCGGCAAGTTGCGGAGCAGGGGAAGCGGGTTGTGAGGTTTCGGGATGGGCGGTTGGTTCATTAA